In Streptomyces erythrochromogenes, the DNA window AGTGAGGTATGGCAGTGATCTGCGTCGGAGGCATGATCGGGATCGGCAAGACGAGTGTGGCCGAACTGCTCGCCAAGGAACTGGGCAGCGACGTCTTCTACGAGAGCGTCGACGACAATCCGATCCTTCCGCTCTTCTACACGGCGAGCCCCGAGGAGATCCAGGCGAGGCGCTACCCCTTCCTGCTCCAGCTCTACTTCCTGCAGACCCGGTTCGCCTCGATCAAGGAGGCGTACAAGCAGGGCGACAACGTCCTGGACCGGTCCATCTACGAGGACTGGTACTTCGCCAAGGTCAACCACGACCTGGGCCGGATCAGCTCCCTCGAGATGCAGGTGTACGAGGGCCTGCTGGGCGAGATGATGCGCGAGATCGACGGCCTGCCGTACCGCAAGGCCCCCGACCTCATGGTCTACCTCAAGGCGGACTTCGAGACGGTGCTGCACCGGATCGGCCTGCGGGGCCGCGACTTCGAGCAGGACGAGAGCCTCATCGAGTACTACCGCACCCTGTGGTCGGGCTACGACGACTGGGTGAACCTGCACTACTCGGCCAGCGAGGTCCTCGTCGTCGACATGAACCACACGGATGTCGTGCACAACCCCGACGACGCGGCCCGCGTGGTCCAGGAGGTCAAGGTCGCCCTGGCCGCGGTCAGGGCGAACGCCGCGACCGGCCTCTGACCGGGCAGGTCGTGGCCGCCTCCCCCGCGCGGGGGAGGCGGCCACGACCTGGGGACGATGCCCGGGCACCCGGCGGGTGGCGACGATCAAGGCACTGCCGTACACACGCCGGAATCGGAGCCTCACCATGCTGAAGTGGACCCTGCGCGCCACCGCCGTCCTCGCCGTCGCCGCCGCGATCGCCGCCCCCGTCGCCGTGCCCGCACCCGAAGCGACGCCCACCGCACCCTCTGCCGCCGTCACCGCCGCCGCGCCCGAGGCCGGGCTCGCCTCCCCCGCGAGCGGGACGACGGAGTGGGGCCACCCCGTCGCCCTCTAAGAGGCGGACCGGGGGGCCGCCGCCCGGGCCTGCGGGGCCGTTAATCGCTCGGTCCTCCGGCAAGTGCCGTGCAAGGATCCCGTCCATGCCGCCGACGCCCACCCTGACCGATCGACGCTCCCCCTGGGTCGTGTTCACTTCCCCGACCGACCCGTGGCTGGCGTCGGAAACGGCCGCGCTCGTGCAGCGCAACGGGCTGGTCCTGCGGCTGGACGGCCGGGAGATGCGGGATGCGGCGTCCGTCTTCCGCACGTTCGCCCGGGAGTTGTCGTTCCTCGGCTACTTCGGCCACAACTGGGACGCGCTCGTGGACTGCCTCCACGACTGGCACGGCTCCGGGCACGGCGATCAGGACCTCGCGATCCTGATCGACCACGCGGACGACCTGCTGATGTCGGACTTCCTCGGGCTGTTCGTGTCGGTCCTGGCCCAGGCTGCCTGGAACTCCAACCTCCGCCTGGACGCCGACGGCGAGCTCGACGAGTGGCGTCGGCCTATGGCCCAGCACTTCGTCTTCCTCCTGGACCACACCGCTCCCGTCGCCTTCGCGGAAGCGGCGGCCCGCGGCATGGACGTGGCGGTGGCGCTCTCGGACGGCCGCCTGCTCGTCACCCTGACCGACGTCGACTGGCCCGGTGGAGATCCCGCGTCCGCGCCCTGGACGGCCGGCCCGCTCTCCTTCGCGGATGAGGAGATCCTCAGCGGCATGAACGTCCAGGCCATCACGCTGTTCCGCGAGCACCTCGGCTGCTCGATCCACGAGGCCCTGGCCATCCTCCAGTCCCGCTCCGACCACCTGCGCCGAGGAGTTCCGGCTGGGCGAGGTGTCGGTGGCCGCGCCGGTGCGGGGCCCGGCGGGCCCTGAACGGGGAGGCGGGTGGGGTGTTGGGCCGTACGCGGCGGGTGGGTGCGCCCCCGCTCACCCCGTCGGGGGAACGGTCGGTGCTTCGCGTGGCGGGAGGTGGTCTACTGCGGCTCGACCAGCGGAAACCTTCGCAACAGGAGGCAGCATGAGCGACGTGGACCTCGACTTCGAACCGCCTGCGGAAGCCAGTGGGAGCGACACGTTCCCGATGCGGGCGGGGACCCTGCGCAGGAACGGCCATGTGCTCATGGACGGCTTTCCCTGCAGGCTCACCGACGTCTCGATCTCGAAGTCGGGTCAGCGCGGCCAGACCGAGGTGAACCTCACGGGGATCGACATCTTCACCGGCGAGAGGCACGAGGACATGCACCCCTGCGCCCACGACGTGCAGGTACCGGTGGTCGTCCTCACCGAGTACGTGCTGACCGGCATCGACGACGGGTACCTCTCGCTCGTGGGCGAGTCCACGGGCGAGGCCAGGGACGGCATCGCGCTGCCGGAGGGCACGCTCGGCCGGGACATCGAGAGCGACTTCGCCGCCGGCAGGGGCGTCCGCGTCGCCGTGACCCGCGCCATGGGCCGGGAAGCCGTCACCGGCCACCGCGCGGAGTAGCGAGCCCCGCGGCGGCCGGTGCGCAGCGGCCGGCTGCCGCGGCCCCCGCCGACCGGATCCTCAATCGGAACGCCTCGACCGCCGCCCGCCCGGGCGGATGGGCGGGCGGGCGGTCAGTGGGTGCGGAGGGTGGCGGTGTACACGTCCGTACGGTTGCGGGGCGCGTCGGAGTGGGTCTCGGTCAGGACCGCCCGCACTCCCTTGCCGTCCGCTGCCAGGCCCTGGTAGTCGCCGAGGAAGTAGCCCCCGGCGAACGGCGCCTGCAGCCAGTCGAAGACCCGCGAGACCTGTCGTTCGCTCTGCCGCTCCGGGTCGCCGTGCGGCAGCGTGGCCAGCTGGTAGGCGGTGGGCAGGGTGGTGGTGTCGCCGGGCTCCAGGAAGCGCAGGTCGTAGTAGGTGAGTGCGACGGTGCCCCGTTCGTCGACCGCGATCGACGGGGAGAAGGCCGGCACGCCCGGGGGGCTGATCAGCTCGGGGCTCCCCCAGGTGCGTCCGCCGTCGGTGGAGCGCACGAGCTGGACGGAGTCGAAGTCGCCGCCGGAGAAGTCCGAGCCTTCGTAGGCCATGTACAGGGTTCCGGTCTTCGGGTCGACGGCCGGGCTGGGCAGGGTGGATGCGGCGCGCAGTGCCTTGGCGGGGTCGTTGGGGTGGACCTCCGGTACGGAGGTGTC includes these proteins:
- a CDS encoding deoxynucleoside kinase: MAVICVGGMIGIGKTSVAELLAKELGSDVFYESVDDNPILPLFYTASPEEIQARRYPFLLQLYFLQTRFASIKEAYKQGDNVLDRSIYEDWYFAKVNHDLGRISSLEMQVYEGLLGEMMREIDGLPYRKAPDLMVYLKADFETVLHRIGLRGRDFEQDESLIEYYRTLWSGYDDWVNLHYSASEVLVVDMNHTDVVHNPDDAARVVQEVKVALAAVRANAATGL
- a CDS encoding barstar family protein, whose amino-acid sequence is MPPTPTLTDRRSPWVVFTSPTDPWLASETAALVQRNGLVLRLDGREMRDAASVFRTFARELSFLGYFGHNWDALVDCLHDWHGSGHGDQDLAILIDHADDLLMSDFLGLFVSVLAQAAWNSNLRLDADGELDEWRRPMAQHFVFLLDHTAPVAFAEAAARGMDVAVALSDGRLLVTLTDVDWPGGDPASAPWTAGPLSFADEEILSGMNVQAITLFREHLGCSIHEALAILQSRSDHLRRGVPAGRGVGGRAGAGPGGP
- the eif5A gene encoding translation initiation factor IF-5A; amino-acid sequence: MSDVDLDFEPPAEASGSDTFPMRAGTLRRNGHVLMDGFPCRLTDVSISKSGQRGQTEVNLTGIDIFTGERHEDMHPCAHDVQVPVVVLTEYVLTGIDDGYLSLVGESTGEARDGIALPEGTLGRDIESDFAAGRGVRVAVTRAMGREAVTGHRAE